Within Nitrosopumilus sp., the genomic segment TTTTTGTTTTGCAAGCCATACATCTGATTCATTCATTCTAAATCTTACAAATAACGCTACTAGACCTGGAATTATTCCTGTAAAGAACATAATTCGCCATCCAATATCTACAAACTGTTCTCCTGGAAATGCTGAAACTGCTCCAAAGAATACTACTGAGGCTATTACAAAGCCAAAATTAAATCCACTTTGCAAAAATCCAGACAGGATTCCTCTCTTTTCTTTTGGTGCAGTTTCCATTGTGATTACTGCACCACTTCCCCATTCTCCTCCTGCAAAAAATCCTTGCATGAATCGTAATCCAATTAGTAATACAGGTGCCATAAATCCAACCATCTGCCATGTTGGTAGTAATCCTGTTGCAAATGTTGCAGCTGCAAATCCCATAATTGTAATGATCATTGCTTTTTTTCTTCCATGTTTGTCTCCATAGTTTCCAAAAAATGCACCACCAAATGGTCGCATAATTAGTGTGATAATATAAGCTGCAAATGTTGCTAAAAGTGAAAATGTAGCATCTTCTGCAGGAAAAAATAATGTACTGATTAGTGGAATAACAAGTAACATCAAAACTAGATCATAACCATCAAGAGACCATCCAAGCCATGAACCAAAAACTATGGATTTTTGTTGTCTTGTTAGTGATGTCACAATATCATTAAAAAAATAGATTAATTTTTACTTTTCAAAATAATTAATCTATTCTGATCTCTTTTCCTTTTTTCTTAGAATTTTTCTCATTAATCTTCTTTAATTCTTCTTCTAGGAATTTTCTATATTTTTGTGTCTCTTCATCAGTCATATTTGCTACATTTGAGCTCAGAATAGAACCTAATGAAGAAATTTTCTCAAGTAAGTCCATTGCAACAAATCTACCCACATTTCCTAATCTAAACAAAACATCTAGTTGATTTTTTATAATATCATTTATTTTGTCTACATCTTGCGCTGTCTCTTTTCCTTTTTTTGTTAACTGATATCTTCCATCCTTAGTTTCTTCAATCAATCCTTCATCAAGTAATCTCCCTAACAATGGATAAATCAATCCAGGAGATGGTTTCCAGATTCCATTACTTTGTTCTACTGCATAATCAATAATCTCTTTTCCAGTATGTGGAGTTTTCTTTAATAATTCTAATATGAAATATCTAGAAAATCCTCTTGGCACTGAACTTCCTACTCTTTGAAACCATTCAGATATCATCACTAGCGATATCACTAGTGATATATTTTAATATTTTGGATCATGCGTAACAATTACTACATATTTATCCCGCCCAAAGCAAGTTTGACTGAAAAATGGTAGATTCTATTGAATTTGACTTAATTATTTGTGGTTCTGGCCTTGCAGGCCTAAGGGCTGCAATAGCTGCTGCAAAAAAAGCACCTAATCTCAAAATCGGAATTGTATCTAAAGTGCAAGTAATGCGTTCACATTCAGTTTCTGCTGAAGGAGGGACAGCTGCAGTGCTTTTTGAAGATGAAGGTGACACAATTGAATCTCATGTTTATGACACTGTCAAAGGAAGTGACTTTCTTGCAGATCAGGATGTTGCAGAAAGATTATGTGTTGAAATGCCACAACAAATCCGCCAACTAGATCATTGGGGAATGCCATGGTCCAGAAGAGATGATGGCAGAATTGATCAAAGAAATTTTGGTGGTTACAGTTTTCCTAGAGCAACATATGCCTCAGACAAAGTCGGTTTCTTTGAAATGCAAACATTGTATGATACATGTCAAAAATATGAAAATATTGAATATCTTAACGAATGGTTTGTAACATCAATTATTCATGATGGAAAACGATTCATGGGAGTTACTGCAATTGAATTAGGTTCTGGAACATTTTACACAATAAAAGGAAAAGCACTCATCATTGCAACAGGTGGAGCTGGAAGGTTATACAGCTTTTCTACTTATGCACTTTCTTCTACACCTGATGGTTTGGATATGGGATTACGTGCTGGTATGGCACTAAAAGATATGGAGTTTGTACAATTCCATCCTACAGGAATTTTACCATCTGGAATTTTAATTACAGAAGGTGCACGAGGAGAGGGAGGTTATCTTCTTAACAACAAAGGAGAGAGATTTATGAAAACATATGCAGCTGGAAAAATGGAATTAGCTCCGCGTGATATTGTTTCAAGATCTATTATGACAGAAATTCAAGAAGGACGCGGATTCAAACATGAAACTGGTGTTGATTGTATGAAACTTGATTTACGTCATCTTGGAGATGAAAAAATTAAAGAAAAATTAGGAGGAATTAGAGAAATTTCAATTAAATTTTCAGGACAAGATCCTGCACAAGATTTGCTTGACATTAGACCTGTATGTCACTATATGATGGGTGGACTACATACTGATATTGATGGTGCTACTGAAATTCAAGGAGTCTGGGCTGCCGGTGAGGCTGCATGTAACAGTGTCCATGGCTCAAATAGACTAGGAGCAAATTCTACCTCTGAATGTATTGTATGGGGAAAAATTACGGGTGAATTGGCAATTGACTATATTCAAAAGAATACTTTTTCAAATCCTTGGCCCCACCATTTGGTAGCATCTGAAGAGAAGAGAATCTATGACGGAATATTCAGAGGAAATGGAGATGCAAATCCCTATGAAATTAGACAACAATTAACAGATACAATGAATGAAAAAGCATATGTTTACAAAAACGAAACAAATCTTGTTGAAGGCCTCAAAAAAATTCGTGAATTAAAACAACAAACTTGGAAACATGTTGATGATAAAGCAAAAGAGTACAATACAAATTTTGCAAATGTGATGGAACTTGATTCTATGTTCAGAGTAGCAGAAATTGTATTGCTTGGTGCAATCAATAGAAAAGAATCTCGTGGTGCACATGCAAGAACTGATTATCCAAAACGTGATGATGCAAACTTTTTACATCACACTCTTGCATATTATGATCCTAATGGCCCTATCATGAAGACACATCCAGTTACAATTACTAAATATCAGCCAGTGGAGAGGAAGTATTAGATGCCAAGCGATGATCATAGAGAAGGTATCAAAGGAATGGCTAATCCAAGCCGATATGGAATTGAACGTGTTGCATATTGGTTAATGAGATTAAGTGGATTAGGGCTGTTGGCATATTTTATTGGTCATATTTATGAAACAAGCAATATTCTAAGAGGACAAGTTGGTTGGGATGAATTTCTTGAACTAACTCAAACTACAGAAGGACACATAATTTTGGCAATTGTAATTGCAATGTGTGTATTTCATACTGTTAATGGAATTAGAGTAATGTTGGGACATGGAGGAGTTGGTGTAGGGAAACCTGCAAGACCTGATTATCCATATGATCCAGCATCACAAAATTACAGACACAAAATAGGAATTTATTCTGCAATCCTTTTAGCAGCAATTGCAATGATGTACGGTTTAGCGGTAATGTTTGGTGAGTAATATGAGAGAAAGTACAATAATGAAAATTCACTATGGTACGGCTTTAGCAGCTGTTGCCTTAGTTGCAGTTCACATCTTAATGCGTCTAACACAGGGATTTGCGGAATCTTTGGAGTATGAAAGTGTACTTGCAAATTACAAATTCATACCATATGCTGCAATGCTGGAATTAATCTTGATTTTATTATCTGTACATGGATTTAATGGACTTCGAGTAATCTTACTTGAGTTAAAACAAGGAAGGATGTATGAAAAAGCTGTTTCTTATGGTTGTCTTGCAGCAATGATTGGATTAATAGCCTACGGCTCAAGAACAATTATTATGACTAACATGGGGATGGTATAGAAATGGCTCAAGTTTCTAGTATTGCAAATGAACAAAATACTACTGCAGTATCTTCTTCAAAATCTATCACGCTTAGAATTTCAAGATTTAATCCAGAACATGATGAAACTAATGGATTTATGGAGTTTACAATTCCATATCAAAAATGGACAACTGTTCTTGAAGCAATTTTAGAAGTCAAAAAACATTTTGATCATTCAGTTGCTGTACGATATTCTTGTAGACAAGCAACATGTGGTTCATGTGGAATGATAATCAATGGAAAACCTAGATTAGCATGTTTTACAAAAATTAGTGAATTAAACTCTGATGTTGTTACAGTAGAACCGATGAATAATTTTCCTATCATTCGTGATTTAGCTGTAAAATTTGAAAAATTATTTGACACTCATCAAAAAATTAAACCATATCTAATTCGTGATGACACTGAACTAGAATCTAATGAAAAGGAATTCTTACAGTCTCCTGAAGAAGTAGAACAATACATCCAATTTGCAAATTGTATCAAATGTGGTCTGTGTAATTCTGCATGCCCTACAATGGCCACTGATTCTTCTTTTGTTGGACCTCAAGCATTAGCTCAAGCATATCGTTATGTTGCTGATACTAGAGATAAGGGCAAGGATTCTAGATTAAAAATAATTGATGATTCGCATGGTATTTGGAGATGTCATTTTGCCGGTTCATGTAGTCAAGTATGTCCAAAAGGTGTTGATCCTGCAATGGGAATTCAACTACTTCGAGGCTATTTGTTAGGTTTTAGAAGTTAACCTAACTTTTTTGGTTTTGGACTATTGTTTACTTGATTGTTAATCTGTTCAGCCATAAAGTGATTTGAAACATTAACTTTAACGTCTTCAACACCATCTACTTTCAATAGATTATCGTGAACATCTTGACAAATCTTAAAACCGAATACTGCTGGACAGAATGGACTTGTTAGATGTAAATCAACTTTAACATTGCTGTTATCAATATCAACCTCATCAATTAATTCTAATTCTACAATTGATGTGTTAATTTCCGGATCCACAATCTTTGATAGCTCATCAAATATTTTGACTCGCATCTGTTTGATATCTTGGCTCATGTCCGCAAAAGCGTCGATGCTATATATAACCATTCTAGAACCTTAGGTAATGTATCGTTCTCGTCTTGGTACTGATTTGAGTGATATTACTTTAGATTATGTTTCATCGATAAATGACGATTCAGAAATTGCTCTTTATGATATACTTGGAAGTCAAGCTCATGCTCTGATGTTATTTGAAAAAAATATCATTACAAAAAATGATGCAAAAAAAATCTTATCTGCATTAGAAAATTTGAAAAATGAAAAATTTGATGCATCGTCTGGAGCCGAAGATATTCATGAGTTAATTGAAACATTGGTCATTAAGAAAGCAGGAATGGCAAGTGGTGGAAAGATGCATACTGCACGATCTCGTAATGATCAAGTAGTTTTAGATATTAGAATGAAAATTAGAGATGACATCAATATTGTATGTAATTGTCTTTTAGATACTATTGAAGCCTTAGTATCTGTGGCCAAAAATCACCAAAAAACCATAATGCCCTTGTATACACATCTTCAACAAGCTCAAGCTGGTCTTTTTTCACATTATCTTTTAGCTCATGCTGATGTTCTAACAAGAGATTTTGAAAGATTGTATGGTACATTTGATAGAATCAATCAAAGTCCTCTTGGAGCAGGTCCGGTTGGCGGGACAAGCATTCCTATAGATAGATACAGTACAGCAAAGATGTTGGGTTTTGACGGGCTTGTTGAAAATTCGATTGATGCTACAAGCACACGTGATTTTGTCGCAGAGTATGTTGCAATGATTTCTATTTTGATGACCAATCTTAGTAAGATTGCTGAAGATTTTGTAATTTGGTCAACATCTGAATTTTCTTTTATTGAACTTTCAGATGAATTTACTTCACCTTCAAGTGTTATGCCTCAAAAAAAGAATCCTGATATTCTAGAATTAACTAGAGGTAAAACATCAGAAATCATTGGAAATTTAACTGCAATTCTCACAACTGTTAAAGGATTAGCATCTGGTTATGGACGTGATTTACAACAGGTAAAATCCTCCATTTGGTCAACATCAAAAATTTCAATTAGCGCATTGTTAATTTTAAAATCTATTCTTCTTACTTTGAAAGTAAATGAAAAACAAATGAAAAAAGTTACTGAAGCAAGCAATTTGATAGCATTAGATATTGCTGAAAAATTAGTGCAAGAAGGAATTCCATTTAGAGTGACTCATAAAATTTCTGGAACTTTGGTTCAACTG encodes:
- a CDS encoding MFS transporter → MTSLTRQQKSIVFGSWLGWSLDGYDLVLMLLVIPLISTLFFPAEDATFSLLATFAAYIITLIMRPFGGAFFGNYGDKHGRKKAMIITIMGFAAATFATGLLPTWQMVGFMAPVLLIGLRFMQGFFAGGEWGSGAVITMETAPKEKRGILSGFLQSGFNFGFVIASVVFFGAVSAFPGEQFVDIGWRIMFFTGIIPGLVALFVRFRMNESDVWLAKQKQEKKTKSPLKKLFSSKEGRKKFIFSLILMTGLMYAYYTSIGFYPTFLQNYVEIEKSEVSLLMIVGTTTSLFGQIFTGFLSQRIGRRKTIAFFAIAAIIVAIPTFYGLYNAESSYERVTYTIVLIIVATTGFGPIPAFLSERFPTEVRNSASGFIYNGGLIFGSWAPLIAVTMLSKGTELIPILLGINVIIGSIIILIGAKINPETRDVDISK
- a CDS encoding PadR family transcriptional regulator, with protein sequence MISEWFQRVGSSVPRGFSRYFILELLKKTPHTGKEIIDYAVEQSNGIWKPSPGLIYPLLGRLLDEGLIEETKDGRYQLTKKGKETAQDVDKINDIIKNQLDVLFRLGNVGRFVAMDLLEKISSLGSILSSNVANMTDEETQKYRKFLEEELKKINEKNSKKKGKEIRID
- a CDS encoding succinate dehydrogenase/fumarate reductase flavoprotein subunit; this translates as MVDSIEFDLIICGSGLAGLRAAIAAAKKAPNLKIGIVSKVQVMRSHSVSAEGGTAAVLFEDEGDTIESHVYDTVKGSDFLADQDVAERLCVEMPQQIRQLDHWGMPWSRRDDGRIDQRNFGGYSFPRATYASDKVGFFEMQTLYDTCQKYENIEYLNEWFVTSIIHDGKRFMGVTAIELGSGTFYTIKGKALIIATGGAGRLYSFSTYALSSTPDGLDMGLRAGMALKDMEFVQFHPTGILPSGILITEGARGEGGYLLNNKGERFMKTYAAGKMELAPRDIVSRSIMTEIQEGRGFKHETGVDCMKLDLRHLGDEKIKEKLGGIREISIKFSGQDPAQDLLDIRPVCHYMMGGLHTDIDGATEIQGVWAAGEAACNSVHGSNRLGANSTSECIVWGKITGELAIDYIQKNTFSNPWPHHLVASEEKRIYDGIFRGNGDANPYEIRQQLTDTMNEKAYVYKNETNLVEGLKKIRELKQQTWKHVDDKAKEYNTNFANVMELDSMFRVAEIVLLGAINRKESRGAHARTDYPKRDDANFLHHTLAYYDPNGPIMKTHPVTITKYQPVERKY
- a CDS encoding succinate dehydrogenase, with product MPSDDHREGIKGMANPSRYGIERVAYWLMRLSGLGLLAYFIGHIYETSNILRGQVGWDEFLELTQTTEGHIILAIVIAMCVFHTVNGIRVMLGHGGVGVGKPARPDYPYDPASQNYRHKIGIYSAILLAAIAMMYGLAVMFGE
- a CDS encoding succinate dehydrogenase — encoded protein: MRESTIMKIHYGTALAAVALVAVHILMRLTQGFAESLEYESVLANYKFIPYAAMLELILILLSVHGFNGLRVILLELKQGRMYEKAVSYGCLAAMIGLIAYGSRTIIMTNMGMV
- a CDS encoding succinate dehydrogenase/fumarate reductase iron-sulfur subunit yields the protein MAQVSSIANEQNTTAVSSSKSITLRISRFNPEHDETNGFMEFTIPYQKWTTVLEAILEVKKHFDHSVAVRYSCRQATCGSCGMIINGKPRLACFTKISELNSDVVTVEPMNNFPIIRDLAVKFEKLFDTHQKIKPYLIRDDTELESNEKEFLQSPEEVEQYIQFANCIKCGLCNSACPTMATDSSFVGPQALAQAYRYVADTRDKGKDSRLKIIDDSHGIWRCHFAGSCSQVCPKGVDPAMGIQLLRGYLLGFRS
- a CDS encoding iron-sulfur cluster assembly protein, producing the protein MSQDIKQMRVKIFDELSKIVDPEINTSIVELELIDEVDIDNSNVKVDLHLTSPFCPAVFGFKICQDVHDNLLKVDGVEDVKVNVSNHFMAEQINNQVNNSPKPKKLG
- the argH gene encoding argininosuccinate lyase; protein product: MYRSRLGTDLSDITLDYVSSINDDSEIALYDILGSQAHALMLFEKNIITKNDAKKILSALENLKNEKFDASSGAEDIHELIETLVIKKAGMASGGKMHTARSRNDQVVLDIRMKIRDDINIVCNCLLDTIEALVSVAKNHQKTIMPLYTHLQQAQAGLFSHYLLAHADVLTRDFERLYGTFDRINQSPLGAGPVGGTSIPIDRYSTAKMLGFDGLVENSIDATSTRDFVAEYVAMISILMTNLSKIAEDFVIWSTSEFSFIELSDEFTSPSSVMPQKKNPDILELTRGKTSEIIGNLTAILTTVKGLASGYGRDLQQVKSSIWSTSKISISALLILKSILLTLKVNEKQMKKVTEASNLIALDIAEKLVQEGIPFRVTHKISGTLVQLAHISKKPISKLTLAEIKKSVSDTKVDPNLVSKIISTTTVVSSLKERTSLGSSGYDEQKRMISDRIQKINQYRSDVLKRENKINSSIDELKKQINAIIK